A single region of the Salmo salar chromosome ssa16, Ssal_v3.1, whole genome shotgun sequence genome encodes:
- the LOC106574852 gene encoding uncharacterized protein, which produces MNLSEENRTVVVSGVPDTLSSCRMADKLVIHFQSSRSHGGDVENIKYPTSFKGVAFVTFENTRDAEMVTRKKQIMCDKEFPQDYPITVYKFTQDVLFYVNAKVDLSIFGDEEQQESVIQSLQPAHRSVRICLLPSQEGKASVEGPFSAVRALREDLLQRATASSSSHPEEKHRAPSSSGYSLTSVAAGNGVSQVSSSHALEKHRAPSPSNHDHSLSSVVAESRSSRVRSADGAEVDFRVSGYTWEKKNGAAPSSADHSLSSSVAGGSEASTINQSLEKHRRAAPSSSDHSRSSMASGSGESKVVSSSHTLEKYIAPSSRDQSLSSPVAAGTSKVSSGGDVDVEEESMWVDTNIFLYIQRFSKDQFDQCFRNHGVSAVFDDNDVADLTLISLRGGRNSKGLSEVQLTMSELTDLVAVWQSTLRIHTIDYRRQDVLERRRLLQICAEVNNLYEDVLYVQKEFSVQVIGPSMSSHLFSECVKDRMDQLDKENL; this is translated from the exons ATGAACCtctcagaggagaacagaacagtcgTGGTCTCTGGTGTACCAGACACACTGTCCAGCTGTCGCATGGCAGACAAACTGGTTATTCACTTCCAGAGCTCCAGAAGCCACGGAGGAGATGTAGAAAACATCAAGTACCCGACCAGCTTCAAGGGGGTGGCTTTTGTTACATTTGAAAACACCAGAG ATGCTGAGATGGTAACCAGGAAGAAACAGATCATGTGTGATAAGGAGTTCCCTCAAGACTACCCTATCACTGTATACAAATTCACCCAAGAC GTGTTGTTCTACGTGAACGCTAAAGTGGACCTGTCAATCTTCGGTGACGAGGAACAGCAGGAGTCTGTGATCCAAAGCTTGCAGCCTGCTCACAGATCAGTGAGGATCTGCCTTCTACCCAGCCAGGAGGGTAAAGCTTCAGTGGAGGGGCCCTTCTCTGCTGTCAGGGCCCTGAGAGAGGACCTGCTCCAGCGGGCCACTGCCAGCAGCAGCAGTCACCCAGAGGAGAAGCACAGGGCTCCATCGAGCTCTGGTTACTCCCTGACCTCAGTGGCAGCAGGGAATGGGGTATCCCAGGTCAGCAGCAGTCATGCCTTGGAAAAGCACAGAGCTCCATCTCCATCAAACCATGATCATTCCCTGAGCTCTGTGGTAGCAGAGAGTAGGTCTTCCAGGGTCAGATCTGCTGATGGTGCTGAGGTGGACTTCCGGGTCAGCGGTTACACCTGGGAGAAGAAGAACGGGGCAGCTCCATCAAGTGCTGATCATTCTCTGTCAAGCTCTGTGGCAGGAGGGAGTGAGGCTTCTACAATAAATCAATCCTTGGAAAAGCACCGCAGGGCAGCTCCATCAAGCTCTGATCATTCTCGGAGCTCCATGGCATCTGGGAGTGGGGAATCCAAGGTCGTCAGCAGCAGTCACACATTAGAGAAGTACATCGCTCCGTCAAGCCGTGATCAATCTCTGTCAAGCCCAGTGGCAGCAGGGACTTCCAAGGTCAGCTCAGGGGGTGATGTTGACGTGGAAGAGGAGTCCATGTGGGTGGACACAAACATATTTCTTTACATTCAGAGATTTTCTAAAGATCAATTTGACCAATGCTTTAGGAACCACGGTGTGTCGGCTGTGTTCGATGACAATGATGTGGCCGACCTGACTCTGATATCCCTGAGAGGAGGACGCAATAGCAAGGGTCTCTCTGAAGTCCAGCTGACCATGTCAGAGCTGACTGATTTGGTCGCTGTTTGGCAGTCAACCCTGAGAATCCACACTATAGACTATAGAAGGCAGGACGTGCTTGAGAGAAGGAGGCTGCTGCAAATCTGTGCCGAGGTAAACAACCTTTATGAAGACGTTCTGTACGTGCAGAAGGAGTTTAGTGTCCAGGTCATCGGTCCCTCTATGTCCAGTCATCTCTTTAGTGAGTGTGTGAAGGATAGAATGGATCAACTGGATAAAGAGAACTTGTAG